A single genomic interval of Burkholderia cepacia ATCC 25416 harbors:
- the cls gene encoding cardiolipin synthase, with protein MTLDWLHLGTLILTIHVLGIVAACHAIMNTRTSQGAIAWAVSLAAMPYLTLVPYLFLGRSKFSGYVDARRHELEMLRMHTPRSPWLSTDATDGPAADAIGPAAVLALTRLGGMPFLGGNSVRTLVNGDATFSAILAAIDAARDYVVVQFFIVRDDALGRMLRDSLLARAAAGVRCCLLYDSIGSFDLPHSYVDTLRRGGVEVHPFATNRKFVNRFQLNFRNHRKIVVVDGNRAFVGGHNVGVEYLGAKPRLSPWRDTHIEIRGPVVASIQYVFAEDWHWATQKLPPLAMPPPAQPGDNMHCLAVPMGPADKQETGSLFFVEAINAARERVWITTPYLVPDEAVISALKLAVMRGVDVRILIPSRRDHYVVFEASKLYARDLIDAGVKVFRYRPGFLHQKVVLIDRIAAAIGSANLDNRSFRLNFEIMVLTVDRAFADEVETMLVADFAQAYEVDANEYRRSPAWRRIAMHVARLFAPIL; from the coding sequence ATGACCCTCGACTGGCTACATCTCGGCACCCTGATCCTGACCATCCATGTGCTCGGGATCGTCGCGGCGTGCCACGCGATCATGAACACGCGCACGTCGCAAGGCGCGATCGCATGGGCCGTCTCGCTTGCGGCCATGCCGTACCTGACGCTCGTTCCGTACCTGTTCCTCGGTCGCAGCAAGTTCTCCGGCTACGTCGACGCCAGGCGCCACGAGCTGGAAATGTTGCGCATGCACACACCCCGCTCGCCCTGGCTCAGCACCGATGCGACCGACGGGCCGGCCGCCGACGCGATCGGCCCGGCCGCGGTGCTCGCGCTCACGCGGCTCGGCGGCATGCCGTTCCTCGGCGGCAATTCGGTGCGCACGCTCGTGAACGGCGATGCGACGTTCTCGGCGATCCTGGCCGCAATCGACGCCGCACGCGATTACGTGGTGGTGCAGTTCTTCATCGTGCGCGACGATGCGCTCGGCCGGATGCTGCGCGACTCGCTGCTCGCGCGTGCGGCAGCCGGCGTGCGCTGCTGCCTCCTGTATGACAGCATCGGCAGCTTCGACTTGCCGCACAGCTACGTCGACACATTGCGCCGGGGCGGCGTCGAGGTGCATCCGTTCGCGACCAACCGGAAGTTCGTCAACCGTTTCCAGCTCAATTTCCGCAACCACCGCAAGATCGTCGTCGTCGACGGCAATCGCGCGTTCGTCGGCGGCCACAACGTCGGCGTCGAATATCTCGGTGCGAAGCCGCGCCTGTCGCCGTGGCGCGACACGCACATCGAGATACGCGGCCCCGTGGTCGCGAGCATCCAGTACGTGTTCGCCGAAGACTGGCACTGGGCGACGCAGAAGCTGCCGCCGCTCGCGATGCCGCCGCCCGCGCAGCCGGGCGACAACATGCATTGCCTCGCCGTGCCGATGGGGCCGGCCGACAAGCAGGAGACGGGCTCGCTGTTCTTCGTCGAGGCGATCAACGCCGCGCGCGAACGGGTCTGGATCACCACGCCGTACCTCGTTCCCGACGAAGCCGTGATCTCCGCGCTGAAGCTCGCCGTCATGCGCGGCGTCGACGTGCGCATCCTGATTCCGAGCCGGCGCGATCACTACGTGGTATTCGAGGCGTCGAAGCTGTACGCGCGCGATCTGATCGATGCAGGCGTGAAGGTATTCCGCTACCGGCCCGGCTTCCTGCACCAGAAGGTCGTGCTGATCGACCGCATCGCGGCGGCGATCGGCAGCGCGAATCTCGACAACCGCTCGTTCCGCCTCAATTTCGAGATCATGGTGCTGACCGTCGACCGCGCATTCGCCGACGAGGTCGAGACGATGCTCGTTGCCGACTTCGCACAGGCGTACGAGGTCGATGCGAACGAATACCGCCGCTCGCCTGCCTGGCGACGCATCGCGATGCACGTCGCGCGGCTGTTCGCGCCGATCCTCTGA
- the thiD gene encoding bifunctional hydroxymethylpyrimidine kinase/phosphomethylpyrimidine kinase: protein MTHPIPNILTIAGSDSGGGAGIQADLKTFSALGAYGASAITALTAQNTRGVTGVHAPDAAFVAAQLDAVFSDIRIDAVKIGMLANAAIVHAVADALRRYAPRFVVLDTVMISKSSHALLAPDAVDALRDALLPLATVVTPNLPEAAALLNDVPATTEDDMVRQGRALLQTGARAVLMKGGHLPDASASPDWLVEAARTVRLDGARVPVSNTHGTGCTLSSAIAALLPQQPDLESAVREAKTYLTGAIAASGHLDVGHGVGPVHHFHRWW from the coding sequence ATGACGCACCCGATACCCAACATCCTGACGATCGCCGGCTCCGATTCGGGCGGCGGCGCAGGCATCCAGGCCGACCTGAAGACGTTCTCCGCGCTGGGCGCCTACGGCGCCAGCGCGATCACCGCGTTGACCGCCCAGAACACCCGCGGCGTAACGGGCGTGCATGCGCCGGACGCGGCGTTCGTGGCCGCACAGCTCGACGCGGTGTTCAGCGACATCCGCATCGATGCGGTCAAGATCGGGATGCTCGCGAATGCGGCGATCGTGCACGCGGTCGCCGACGCGCTGCGGCGTTATGCGCCACGCTTCGTCGTACTCGACACGGTGATGATCTCGAAGAGCTCGCACGCGCTGCTGGCGCCCGACGCCGTCGACGCGTTGCGCGATGCGCTGCTGCCGCTCGCGACGGTCGTGACGCCGAACCTGCCCGAAGCGGCCGCGCTGCTGAACGACGTGCCCGCCACCACGGAAGACGACATGGTCCGGCAAGGCCGGGCTCTGCTACAGACGGGCGCGCGTGCCGTGCTGATGAAAGGCGGCCACCTGCCGGACGCGTCCGCGAGCCCCGACTGGCTCGTCGAAGCGGCGCGCACCGTGCGGCTCGACGGTGCACGCGTACCGGTCAGCAACACGCACGGCACCGGCTGCACGCTGTCGTCGGCGATCGCCGCGCTGCTTCCGCAACAGCCCGACCTCGAAAGCGCAGTGCGCGAAGCCAAGACCTACCTGACCGGCGCGATCGCCGCGAGCGGCCACCTCGACGTCGGCCACGGCGTCGGCCCCGTCCATCACTTCCATCGCTGGTGGTAA
- a CDS encoding DUF2866 domain-containing protein gives MLKSYGEAPGGRLYNLRGCRVSEPIRQPWGGGCRIVEWIDEEGRLARKVVSEDVTEAEVAAAIRRPTEGRRYLMGDDEQMPRDTLPRR, from the coding sequence ATGTTGAAATCCTATGGGGAAGCGCCGGGCGGACGCCTTTACAACCTGCGCGGCTGCCGCGTGTCGGAGCCGATTCGGCAACCCTGGGGCGGTGGATGCCGGATCGTCGAATGGATCGACGAAGAGGGGCGTCTCGCGCGCAAGGTCGTGTCCGAGGACGTGACGGAAGCGGAAGTCGCTGCCGCGATCCGGCGGCCGACCGAAGGGCGCCGGTACCTGATGGGCGACGACGAGCAGATGCCGCGCGATACGCTGCCGCGCCGCTGA
- a CDS encoding ATP-binding cassette domain-containing protein — MIRFNQFSLARGTKPLFESTSFVLNPGEKAGLIGANGAGKSTLFSVLRGELHSDGGDFSMPPSWRIAHVSQETPAVDRSALDYTLDGDAALREIEARIAAASAAHDGAAEADAHAAFADADGYTAPARAEALLLGLGFTLAQTRESVASFSGGWRMRLNLAQALMCRSDLLLLDEPTNHLDLDAIVWLEDWLHRYPGTLVVISHDREFLDSICNVTLHLENRQVKRYGGNYSQFEVLRAQQLALQQSAYEKQQKTIEHLQSFVDRFKAKATKAKQAQSRMKALEKMELIAPAHIASPFTFEFRTPDAAPNPMMVMEDVRCGYHADGGAEIPIVERVALSIQNGQRIGLLGANGQGKSTLIKTLAGTLAPLSGHVRDGKGLTIGYFAQHQLETLREDDSPLAHLARLAPDTREQELRDFLGGFNFSGDMATSPVGPFSGGEKARLALALIIWQKPNLLLLDEPTNHLDLETRHALTMALAQFEGTLILVSHDRHLLRATTDQFMLVAKHRLQPFDGDLDDYRDWLLQHAAEQRAAAKADSAASSAAGAAANRKDQKRQAAEERQRLSVLKKPLQTRITKLEKEMETLHAEKARLDAFVADPASYDAERKTELTDAIRKLGDVNTRLETVEADWLAAQEELEQIG; from the coding sequence GTGATCCGTTTCAATCAGTTCAGCCTTGCGCGCGGCACCAAGCCGCTGTTCGAGTCGACCTCCTTCGTACTCAATCCCGGCGAGAAAGCCGGCCTGATCGGCGCGAACGGCGCCGGCAAGTCGACGCTGTTCTCGGTCCTGCGCGGCGAGCTGCACTCCGACGGCGGCGATTTCTCGATGCCGCCGTCGTGGCGGATCGCCCACGTGTCGCAGGAAACACCCGCCGTCGACCGCTCGGCGCTCGACTACACGCTCGACGGCGACGCCGCGCTGCGCGAGATCGAGGCGCGCATCGCCGCCGCGTCTGCCGCGCATGACGGCGCCGCCGAAGCCGACGCGCACGCGGCGTTCGCCGACGCCGACGGCTACACCGCGCCGGCCCGTGCCGAGGCGCTGCTGCTCGGTCTCGGCTTCACGCTCGCGCAGACGCGCGAATCCGTCGCCAGCTTCTCCGGCGGCTGGCGCATGCGCCTGAATCTCGCGCAGGCGCTGATGTGCCGCTCCGACCTGCTGCTGCTCGACGAACCGACGAACCACCTCGACCTCGACGCGATCGTCTGGCTCGAAGACTGGCTGCACCGCTACCCCGGCACGCTCGTCGTGATCTCGCACGACCGCGAATTCCTCGATTCGATCTGCAATGTCACGCTGCACCTGGAAAACCGCCAGGTGAAGCGCTACGGCGGCAACTACTCGCAGTTCGAAGTGCTGCGCGCGCAGCAACTGGCGCTGCAGCAAAGCGCCTACGAAAAGCAGCAGAAGACGATCGAGCACCTGCAGAGCTTCGTCGACCGCTTCAAGGCCAAGGCGACCAAGGCCAAGCAGGCGCAGAGCCGGATGAAGGCGCTCGAGAAGATGGAGCTGATCGCGCCCGCGCACATCGCGTCGCCGTTCACGTTCGAATTCCGCACGCCCGATGCCGCGCCGAACCCGATGATGGTGATGGAAGACGTCCGCTGCGGCTACCACGCCGACGGCGGAGCGGAGATCCCGATCGTCGAGCGCGTTGCGCTGTCGATCCAGAACGGCCAGCGCATCGGCCTGCTCGGCGCGAACGGCCAGGGCAAGTCGACGCTGATCAAGACGCTGGCCGGCACGCTCGCACCGCTGTCGGGGCACGTCCGCGACGGCAAGGGGCTGACGATCGGCTATTTCGCGCAGCACCAGCTCGAAACGTTGCGTGAGGACGATTCGCCGCTGGCGCATCTGGCGCGGCTCGCGCCCGACACGCGCGAGCAGGAACTGCGCGACTTCCTCGGCGGCTTCAACTTCTCCGGCGACATGGCAACCAGCCCGGTCGGGCCGTTTTCGGGCGGCGAAAAGGCACGCCTCGCGCTCGCGCTGATCATCTGGCAGAAGCCGAATCTGCTGCTGCTCGACGAACCGACCAACCACCTCGACCTCGAAACGCGCCATGCGCTGACGATGGCGCTCGCGCAGTTCGAGGGCACGCTGATCCTCGTCTCGCACGACCGCCACCTGCTGCGCGCGACGACCGACCAGTTCATGCTGGTCGCGAAACACCGGCTGCAGCCGTTCGACGGCGACCTCGACGACTACCGCGACTGGCTGCTGCAGCACGCGGCCGAGCAGCGCGCCGCCGCGAAGGCGGACAGCGCGGCTTCGTCGGCCGCGGGTGCCGCGGCCAACCGCAAGGACCAGAAGCGTCAGGCCGCCGAGGAACGGCAGCGCCTGTCGGTGCTGAAGAAGCCGCTGCAGACGCGTATCACGAAGCTCGAAAAGGAAATGGAGACGCTGCACGCGGAGAAGGCACGCCTCGACGCATTCGTCGCAGATCCGGCGAGCTACGACGCCGAGCGCAAGACGGAGTTGACCGATGCGATCCGCAAGCTCGGGGACGTCAACACGCGTCTCGAGACGGTCGAGGCCGACTGGCTTGCCGCGCAGGAAGAGCTCGAGCAGATCGGCTGA
- the alr gene encoding alanine racemase, which yields MPRPISATIHTAALANNLSVVRRFAGPSKVWAVVKANAYGHGLARAFPGLRGTDGFGLLDLDEAVKLRELGWAGPILLLEGFFRSTDIDVIDRYSLTTTVHNDEQMRMLETARLSKPVNVQLKMNSGMNRLGYLPEKYRAAWERARACPGIGQITLMTHFSDADNERGVAEQLATFERGAENIAGARSLANSAAVLWHPDTHFDWVRPGIVLYGASPSGLSSDIADTGLKPAMTLASELIAVQTIAKGQAIGYGSTFSAQAPMRIGVVACGYADGYPRVAPEGTPVIVDGIRTRIVGRVSMDMITVDLTPCPQAGVGARVELWGNALPIDDVARHCGTIGYELMCAVAGRVPVRAE from the coding sequence ATGCCGCGCCCGATCTCCGCCACCATCCACACCGCCGCTCTCGCGAACAATCTCTCCGTCGTCCGCCGCTTTGCCGGCCCGTCCAAGGTCTGGGCGGTCGTCAAGGCGAACGCGTACGGGCACGGTCTCGCCCGCGCGTTTCCGGGCCTGCGCGGCACCGACGGCTTCGGCCTGCTCGACCTCGACGAGGCAGTCAAGCTGCGCGAGCTCGGCTGGGCCGGCCCGATCCTGCTGCTGGAGGGGTTCTTCCGCTCGACCGACATCGACGTGATCGACCGCTACAGCCTGACGACGACCGTCCACAACGACGAGCAGATGCGGATGCTGGAAACGGCGCGGCTGTCGAAACCCGTCAACGTGCAGCTGAAGATGAACAGCGGGATGAACCGGCTCGGCTACCTGCCGGAGAAATACCGCGCCGCGTGGGAGCGCGCCCGCGCGTGCCCCGGCATCGGCCAGATCACGTTGATGACCCATTTTTCGGATGCGGACAACGAGCGCGGCGTCGCCGAGCAGCTCGCGACGTTCGAGCGCGGCGCGGAAAACATCGCCGGCGCGCGCAGTCTCGCGAACTCGGCCGCCGTGCTGTGGCATCCGGACACGCATTTCGACTGGGTGCGCCCGGGGATCGTGCTGTACGGCGCGTCGCCGTCGGGGCTGTCGTCCGACATCGCCGACACGGGGCTGAAGCCGGCGATGACGCTCGCGTCCGAACTGATCGCGGTGCAGACGATCGCGAAGGGCCAGGCGATCGGCTACGGCTCGACGTTTTCCGCGCAGGCGCCGATGCGGATCGGCGTGGTCGCATGCGGTTATGCGGACGGTTATCCGCGGGTCGCGCCCGAAGGCACGCCCGTGATCGTCGACGGCATCCGCACGCGGATCGTCGGTCGCGTGTCGATGGACATGATTACCGTCGACCTGACCCCGTGCCCGCAAGCCGGCGTCGGCGCGCGTGTCGAGCTGTGGGGCAATGCATTGCCGATCGACGACGTCGCCCGCCATTGCGGCACGATCGGTTACGAGCTGATGTGTGCAGTCGCCGGCCGTGTGCCCGTGCGCGCGGAATAA
- the radA gene encoding DNA repair protein RadA, with the protein MAKQKTVYVCSECGGQTPKWQGQCPSCQAWNTLVESVPETPSAHRFQSLAKRAPVQRLVDIEAADVPRFSTGIGEFDRVLGGGLVPGGVVLIGGDPGIGKSTLLLQSLADIASERRALYISGEESAAQIALRAQRLALLDGGAPADELKLLAEIQLEKIQAAIDTERPDVAVIDSIQTVYSEALTSAPGSVAQVRECAAQLTRIAKQSGTAIIMVGHVTKEGNLAGPRVLEHIVDTVLYFEGDTHSSFRLVRAFKNRFGAVNELGVFAMTERGLRGVANPSALFLSQHEQVVPGSCVLVTQEGTRPLLVEVQALVDTAHVPNPRRLAVGLEQNRLAMLLAVLHRHAGIACFDQDVFLNAVGGVKITEPAADLAVLLAIHSSMRNKALPKGLIVFGEVGLAGEIRPSPRGQERLREAAKLGFTSALIPKANAPKQPIEGLNVMAVDRLEQAIDRVRDLE; encoded by the coding sequence GTGGCCAAACAGAAAACTGTATACGTCTGCAGCGAGTGCGGTGGACAGACCCCGAAGTGGCAAGGGCAATGCCCGTCGTGCCAGGCCTGGAATACGCTCGTCGAATCGGTTCCTGAAACGCCGTCGGCCCATCGTTTCCAGTCGCTCGCGAAGCGTGCGCCCGTGCAGCGTCTCGTCGACATCGAAGCAGCCGACGTGCCGCGCTTCTCCACCGGCATCGGCGAATTCGACCGCGTGCTCGGCGGCGGGCTCGTGCCGGGCGGCGTCGTACTGATCGGCGGCGATCCGGGTATCGGCAAATCGACGCTGCTGCTGCAATCGCTCGCGGACATCGCGAGCGAGCGGCGTGCGCTCTATATCAGCGGCGAGGAATCGGCCGCGCAAATCGCGTTGCGCGCGCAACGGCTTGCGCTGCTCGACGGCGGTGCGCCGGCAGACGAACTGAAGCTGCTTGCCGAGATCCAGCTCGAGAAGATCCAGGCCGCGATCGACACGGAGCGGCCGGACGTGGCCGTGATCGACTCGATCCAGACCGTCTATTCGGAAGCGCTCACGTCGGCCCCCGGCTCCGTCGCGCAGGTGCGCGAATGCGCGGCGCAGCTCACGCGCATCGCGAAGCAGTCGGGCACCGCGATCATCATGGTCGGGCACGTGACGAAGGAAGGCAATCTGGCCGGCCCGCGCGTGCTCGAGCACATCGTCGACACGGTCCTGTACTTCGAAGGCGACACGCACTCGTCGTTCCGGCTCGTGCGCGCGTTCAAGAACCGCTTCGGCGCGGTCAACGAACTCGGTGTGTTCGCGATGACGGAGCGCGGGCTGCGCGGCGTCGCGAATCCGTCCGCACTGTTCCTGTCGCAGCACGAGCAGGTCGTGCCCGGCTCGTGCGTGCTCGTTACACAGGAGGGCACGCGCCCGCTGCTCGTCGAAGTCCAGGCGCTCGTCGACACCGCACACGTGCCGAACCCGCGCCGGCTCGCGGTCGGCCTCGAACAGAACCGGCTCGCGATGCTGCTCGCGGTGCTGCACCGTCATGCGGGCATCGCGTGCTTCGACCAGGACGTGTTCCTCAATGCGGTGGGCGGCGTGAAGATCACCGAGCCGGCCGCCGACCTCGCGGTGCTGCTCGCGATCCATTCGTCGATGCGCAACAAGGCGCTGCCGAAGGGGCTGATCGTGTTCGGCGAAGTCGGGCTGGCGGGCGAGATCCGGCCGTCGCCGCGCGGGCAGGAGCGGCTGCGCGAGGCCGCGAAGCTCGGTTTCACGTCCGCGTTGATCCCGAAGGCGAATGCGCCGAAGCAGCCGATCGAAGGGCTGAACGTGATGGCCGTCGATCGGCTCGAGCAGGCGATCGACCGCGTGCGCGATCTCGAGTGA
- the lplT gene encoding lysophospholipid transporter LplT: protein MKKGFYTIMAAQFFSSLADNALLIAAIALLKDLHAPNWMTPLLKLFFVLSYVVLAAYVGAFADSRPKGRVMFITNSIKVVGCMIMLFGAHPLIAYGIVGFGAAAYSPAKYGILTELLPADRLVAANGWIEGTTVSSIILGTVLGGALISPHIASHVIAHTPAWIGTPAEAAMAIIMAIYVVAALFNLRIPDTGARYPKQERGPVKLLTDFADCFMVLWRDKLGQISLAVTTLFWGAGATLQFIVLKWAEVSLGMSLSEGAILQAVVAVGVAAGAIAAAARIPLKKSLTVLPVGIVMGIAVMLMAFYTRDLFPPHWAVHFGHLRMPVYLIIAYIFLMCVGALSGYFVVPMNALLQHRGHVLLSAGHSIAVQNFNENLSVLVMLCLYAVLVWLDVPVGVVIVLFGTFVCLTMWLVMRRHQANQRQFDSVALIGESRH from the coding sequence ATGAAAAAAGGTTTTTACACCATCATGGCCGCGCAGTTTTTCTCGTCGCTGGCCGACAATGCGCTCCTCATCGCCGCCATCGCCCTGCTGAAAGACCTTCACGCCCCCAACTGGATGACACCGCTGTTGAAGCTGTTCTTCGTGTTGTCCTATGTGGTGCTGGCGGCGTATGTCGGTGCGTTCGCGGATTCGCGCCCGAAGGGCCGCGTGATGTTCATCACCAACTCGATCAAGGTGGTCGGCTGCATGATCATGCTGTTCGGCGCCCACCCGCTGATCGCGTACGGGATCGTCGGCTTCGGCGCGGCAGCCTACTCGCCCGCGAAATACGGCATTCTCACCGAGCTGCTGCCGGCCGACCGGCTGGTCGCCGCCAACGGCTGGATCGAAGGCACGACCGTCAGCTCGATCATCCTCGGCACCGTGCTCGGCGGTGCGCTGATCAGCCCGCACATCGCGTCGCACGTGATCGCGCACACCCCCGCCTGGATCGGCACGCCCGCCGAAGCGGCGATGGCGATCATCATGGCGATCTACGTGGTCGCCGCGCTGTTCAACCTGCGCATTCCCGATACCGGCGCCCGCTACCCGAAGCAGGAACGCGGCCCGGTCAAGCTCCTCACCGATTTCGCCGACTGCTTCATGGTGCTGTGGCGCGACAAGCTCGGCCAGATCTCGCTGGCGGTCACGACGCTGTTCTGGGGGGCAGGTGCGACGCTGCAGTTCATCGTGCTGAAGTGGGCTGAAGTCTCGCTCGGCATGTCGCTGTCGGAAGGCGCGATCCTCCAGGCCGTGGTCGCCGTCGGCGTCGCGGCCGGCGCAATCGCCGCCGCGGCCCGGATCCCGTTGAAGAAGTCGCTGACCGTGCTGCCCGTCGGCATCGTCATGGGCATCGCGGTGATGCTGATGGCGTTCTACACGCGCGACCTGTTCCCGCCGCACTGGGCCGTGCATTTCGGCCACCTGCGCATGCCCGTGTACCTGATCATCGCGTACATCTTCCTGATGTGCGTGGGCGCGCTGTCCGGTTACTTCGTGGTTCCGATGAACGCGCTGCTGCAGCATCGCGGCCACGTGCTGCTGTCGGCCGGCCACTCGATCGCGGTGCAGAACTTCAACGAGAACCTGTCGGTGCTCGTGATGCTGTGCCTGTATGCGGTGCTCGTGTGGCTCGACGTGCCGGTCGGCGTCGTGATCGTCCTGTTCGGCACGTTCGTCTGCCTGACGATGTGGCTCGTGATGCGCCGCCACCAGGCGAACCAGCGCCAGTTCGACTCGGTCGCGCTGATCGGCGAATCGCGGCACTGA
- a CDS encoding glutathione peroxidase has protein sequence MSTLYSFSAETLAGAPASLDAYRGKVLLIVNTASECGFTPQYAGLQKLYDQYAARGFYVLGFPCNQFGKQEPGDAAQIGAFCERNYGVTFPMFAKIDVKGDHAHPLYRYLTDEAPGILGLKAIKWNFTKFLIDREGRIVKRYAPSTKPDEIAADIDKLL, from the coding sequence ATGTCCACCCTGTATTCGTTCAGCGCAGAGACGCTTGCCGGCGCGCCGGCCTCGCTCGACGCGTATCGCGGCAAGGTGCTGCTGATCGTCAACACCGCGAGCGAGTGTGGTTTCACGCCGCAGTACGCGGGCCTGCAGAAGCTGTACGACCAGTACGCGGCGCGTGGCTTCTATGTGCTCGGCTTTCCGTGCAACCAGTTCGGCAAGCAGGAGCCCGGCGACGCCGCGCAGATCGGCGCGTTCTGCGAGCGCAATTACGGCGTCACGTTCCCGATGTTCGCGAAGATCGACGTGAAGGGCGACCATGCGCATCCGCTGTACCGCTACCTGACCGATGAGGCGCCCGGCATTCTCGGCCTCAAGGCGATCAAGTGGAACTTCACGAAATTCCTGATCGATCGCGAAGGGCGCATCGTCAAGCGCTATGCGCCGTCCACCAAGCCGGACGAAATCGCCGCGGATATCGACAAGCTGCTGTGA
- a CDS encoding DUF1853 family protein, with translation MTTGAACAFVDTLHDAAVRDLGWLLASPSLLTAVPGAPLARPWPDAAGQSAVHAWLAALDAQPGPLHRALDGFRPTRLGRYAECLLEYFLTHGPSLRLVAANLPLRSNGKTLGEVDFLVDAPGGQRLHWELAVKCYLCAPVRDGASLADFVGPNLVDRFDRKRSRLLDHQLRLGEHDGFARLGYGAPSDAQMFIKGWLFYPHGEPLPPVSAEIAPDHPRGFWLTHAQWPAWAAAQPAGAAWSVLPRLAWLAPRRAAADTGFEPEPLAAALELPPVLTTREAPALIGIHEQGGDGTWRERARGFVVPDDWPVRAQAFAAQDH, from the coding sequence ATGACGACGGGCGCGGCGTGCGCATTCGTCGATACGCTGCATGACGCCGCGGTTCGCGATCTGGGCTGGTTGCTTGCCAGCCCGAGCCTCCTCACCGCGGTACCGGGAGCGCCGCTTGCGCGCCCGTGGCCGGATGCGGCCGGGCAGTCGGCCGTCCACGCATGGCTCGCCGCGCTCGATGCGCAGCCCGGGCCGCTGCATCGCGCGCTCGACGGGTTCCGGCCCACCCGGCTCGGCCGCTACGCGGAATGCCTGCTCGAGTATTTCCTGACGCACGGCCCGTCGCTGCGGCTCGTCGCGGCCAATCTCCCGCTGCGCAGCAACGGCAAGACGCTCGGCGAAGTCGATTTTCTCGTCGACGCGCCGGGCGGTCAGCGCCTGCATTGGGAACTCGCGGTGAAGTGCTATTTGTGCGCGCCGGTACGCGACGGTGCATCGCTTGCCGACTTCGTCGGCCCCAATCTCGTCGACCGGTTCGACCGCAAGCGCAGCCGGCTGCTCGATCACCAGTTGCGCCTCGGCGAACACGACGGGTTCGCGCGGCTCGGCTACGGCGCGCCGTCCGACGCGCAGATGTTCATCAAGGGCTGGTTGTTCTATCCGCACGGCGAGCCGTTGCCGCCGGTGTCCGCCGAAATCGCGCCGGATCACCCGCGCGGATTCTGGCTGACGCACGCGCAGTGGCCGGCGTGGGCGGCCGCGCAGCCCGCCGGCGCCGCATGGAGTGTGTTGCCGAGGCTGGCGTGGCTGGCGCCGCGGCGTGCCGCCGCCGATACCGGATTCGAGCCGGAACCGCTGGCGGCCGCTCTGGAACTGCCGCCCGTGTTGACGACGCGCGAGGCCCCCGCGCTGATCGGTATTCATGAACAGGGCGGTGACGGCACCTGGCGCGAACGGGCGCGCGGGTTCGTCGTGCCGGACGACTGGCCGGTGCGCGCGCAGGCGTTCGCGGCGCAGGATCACTGA
- the prmB gene encoding 50S ribosomal protein L3 N(5)-glutamine methyltransferase, translating into MTTPFATVRDLLRYAVTRFSKAKLAFGHGSDNAYDEAAYLVLRTLELPLDTLEPFLDARLLPDEIAAVLAVIERRATDRVPAAYLTHEAWMHGHRFYVDERVIVPRSFIGELLDDGLQPYVADPEQVGAVLELCTGSGCLAILAASAFPNAEIDAVDLSDKALEVAEINVRDYGLEDRVALHRGDLYAPLPAFRTDPGTRYDVILTNPPYVNASSMAALPPEYRHEPEMALAGGDDGMDIVRRIVAEAHRWLHDDGVLVVEIGNERENVEAAFGGLELTWLPTSAGDDAVFLIQASDLPRKA; encoded by the coding sequence ATGACGACACCTTTTGCCACTGTTCGCGACCTGCTGCGCTACGCGGTCACGCGCTTCTCGAAGGCGAAGCTCGCGTTCGGCCACGGCTCCGACAATGCGTACGACGAAGCGGCCTACCTCGTGCTGCGCACGCTCGAACTGCCGCTCGACACGCTCGAGCCGTTCCTCGACGCACGGCTCCTGCCCGACGAAATCGCGGCCGTGCTCGCGGTGATCGAACGGCGCGCGACCGACCGCGTGCCGGCCGCGTACCTCACGCATGAAGCCTGGATGCATGGCCATCGCTTCTACGTCGACGAACGCGTGATCGTGCCGCGCTCGTTCATCGGCGAACTGCTCGACGACGGGCTGCAGCCGTACGTCGCCGATCCCGAACAGGTCGGCGCCGTGCTCGAGCTGTGCACGGGCTCGGGCTGCCTCGCGATCCTCGCGGCGAGCGCGTTCCCGAATGCCGAGATCGACGCGGTCGACCTGTCCGACAAGGCCCTCGAAGTCGCCGAGATCAACGTGCGCGACTACGGCCTCGAAGACCGCGTCGCACTGCACCGCGGCGACCTCTACGCGCCGCTGCCCGCGTTCCGCACCGACCCGGGCACGCGTTACGACGTGATCCTGACGAACCCGCCGTACGTGAATGCGTCGTCGATGGCCGCACTGCCGCCCGAGTACCGTCACGAGCCGGAGATGGCGCTCGCGGGCGGCGATGACGGGATGGACATCGTGCGACGCATCGTCGCCGAAGCCCATCGCTGGCTGCACGACGACGGCGTGCTCGTCGTCGAGATCGGCAACGAGCGCGAGAACGTCGAAGCCGCGTTCGGCGGCCTCGAACTCACGTGGCTGCCCACCAGCGCGGGCGACGACGCCGTCTTCCTGATCCAGGCGTCCGACCTGCCGCGCAAGGCCTGA